GGATTATGGTGACCCGAATGGGCACCTTTTTTTTAACACAATTTTTATTTAGCCTGCTTAATCATTGAAATTTGTGTATAACTTTAAGGAAACTCAAAGGATTAGTGCGATATAATTAAATTAGACAACTTAATAACAATTTAACAATTTAAAAACTCCTCGATCTGCCAGCCGGCGGACTCGGGGCAAAGGAGACAAACAAAATGGCACAGGAAGTGAACCCATTCATGGCAGCGATCGACGAGATCTGTAATGAAAAAGGGCTTAAAAAAGAAACTATCATTGAGGCAGTTGAGGCAGCACTGGCTGCAGCATACCGCAAAGATTATGGCAAACCAAAGCAAGTAATTCGCGCCAAAATGGATCCGGTTACCGGTGAAGCAAAAATGTTCCGTGTTTTCGAGATTTTGGAGACAGAGGAAGAAGTTGAGGAAAAAGAACAACAGCTTACGCTTTCTGAAGCAAAAAAATTAGATAAAAAAGCTGAAATTGGCGGAGAGGTGACGATTCCACTTCCCAAAGAAGAAGAGTTTGGCAGAATCGCCGCACAGACTGCAAAACAGGTTATCATTCAGCGAATTCGCGAAGCCGAACGAGATATGCTCTTCTCCGAATTCAAGGACAAAGAAGGTGCGGTCATGAATGCTACTGTACAACAGATCGAAGGCAGAAACGTTATTGTTTCTCTTGGTAAGGCCAATGGAATTATGTTTCCGTCCGACCAGATAAAGGATGAAAAGTATTATATCGGCCAAAGGATAAAGGTCTATGTGCGTGAAGTCGCCGAAACCACGCGTGGGCCACAAATAGTCACGTCCAGAACCGATGAAGGCTTAATCCGAGGGTTATTTGAGTCTGAAGTACCCGAGATTGCTACTGGTACGGTTGAAATTAAAAGCATCGCCCGTGAAGCTGGATCGCGAACCAAAATTGCAGTTATTGCCAACGAAGAGGGTATTGATCCCGTCGGATCATGCGTTGGCCAGCGCGGTACTCGAGTCCAAGCAATTCTGGCTGAAATTGGTGAAGAAAAGATTGACATTGTCTTGTGGGATGAGGATGTCGAACAATTTATTATGAACGCTCTCTCACCGGCAAAAACAAAAGAGATTCTTATCTCATCAAAAGACAATAAGGCAACAGTTACTGTCGACAAAGACAGCCTGTCACTTGCCATCGGTAAAGGCGGACAGAATGTGCGCCTGGCGTCAAAATTAACCGGATGGGGAATTGACATTAAAAAATCCGACGAGGAAGAAGAGGCGGGCAATAACGAAACGGCTAACGAAGAAATTAACAAAGAGAAAAAGGATTCTGAAGCGGAAGAAATACCAGATAAAGCAGTTGAAGAATCTAATCAATCCGAATAACAATTCTTTTTCTCTCATATAAAACGAGAGGAAAATGAACCCAAATATATTTGAAAAATTCTCGCCAAATTTGAAGAAGGCCCTTATCATGGCCGAACGAATTTCGCGTGAGCAAAATATGAAAATGGACACTGAACATTTACTTTTGGCTTTGATTCTATTGAAAGGAACCTTAGCCAATGACATCCTTACTATGTTTGAGGTAAATGACGATCGCGTCCAATTGATAGCAAGCCTGGTCTCTAAAACAGAAGCGGAATCGCCATCCGATGGAATGAAGAAAACTGCAAAAGAAGCAATTCAATTTGCTGTACAATTTGCATCAAAATATCATCATTCATTTGTTGATTGCGAGCACCTGCTTATTGCCCTTATTTCCAAAAAACAATTTAATTCTTATTTGATTATTGAGCGGATGGGAGTTAATCCTCTTGATATCAAAAAGCAAATTGAATCAATTTTTTCCGAGATTGATAAATCGAGGGCTCCAGAGGGAATCAATATCGACGACATTCCGGAACCTCCAGTTGACGAAGAGCGCATTGATATGGGTGGAATGGGACCGATGGGAGGCATGGGACCGATGCCCGGGATGCCGCCCACCATGACCATGAAAAAACAATCAATTTTGAAGCAGTTTACATCTGATATTACTGCTATGGCAGAAAAAGGAGAGCTCGACCCCGTGGTCGGCCGAGACAATGAGATTGCAAGATTGGTTCAAATTCTTTCACGAAGAAAAAAGAATAACCCCGTCCTTATCGGTGAGCCGGGCACCGGAAAAACAGCAATTGTCGAGGGTCTAGCCGAAAGGATTGTAAATGGGGCAGTGCCATCCTCAATCGTAAACAAGAAGGTTCTGTCTCTTGATATGGGATCGCTTCTCGCTGGCACGATGTATCGCGGCCAATTTGAACAACGGATCAAGGGCATCCTTGAAGAAATTAAGAAGCAAAAAGATATCATTCTCTTTATTGATGAAATTCACACGGTTATCGGAACGGGGTCAGCTGAAGGGTCAATGGATGCAGCGAATATTTTGAAGCCAGCCCTTGGAAGAGGAGAAATCAGGCTGATCGGCGCAACTACTTTTGATGAATACAAAAAACACATCGAAAAAGACCCGGCTTTCGAACGCAGATTCCAGCCGGTCATTGTAAACGAACCGAGCGAAGCCGAAACCTTGGACATTCTTACGGGAATAAGGGAGAAATACGAACATCACCACCATGTAGTATATACTGATGATGCGCTTCAGGCAGCAGTTACTCTTTCAAAAAGATATATCCAGGACAGGTTTTTACCAGACAAAGCAATCGACCTTATTGATGAAGCCGCTGCTGCAACGAATGTAATAACACGAGAAGCCGCCAAGCTCTCTGAACTCAAAAAAGAGTATGGCCGGATCATGACACAGAAAGACGAGGCCGTTTCAGGTGAACAATATGAAAAAGCAACATTTTTGCGCCAGCGTGAAATCACGCTTGCCGCAAAAATAGCCAGGCTCGAAGAAACTGAACGCAAGAATAAAAAAACGACAATTGATCAAGATGATATTGCTGCTGTTGTTTCCCGTTGGACCGGAATTCCGGTGACAAATCTTTCTGTTTCCGAAAAGAAGAATTTTTTGAATCTCGACGATCGATTAAAGAAATATATAGTCGGGCAAGACGAAGCGATCAAATCAATCACTTCCGCCATTCGAAGATCAAGGATTGGTATTTCTGATCCCAAAAGACCCATTGGTTCATTCATTTTCCTCGGCCCAACCGGGGTTGGCAAAACAGAGTTGGTTAAAGTTTTGGCTCGTGAGATTTTTGGCAAAGAAGATGCCCTTATTAAAATCGATATGTCTGAATTTATGGAAAAACATAATGTTTCCAGGCTTGTTGGCGCTCCTGCCGGCTATGTCGGATATGAAGAAGGCGGAAAACTGACCGAAACCGTGAGGAGGAAGCCTTACTCGGTTATTTTGCTGGACGAGATCGAAAAAGCCCATCCCGAAGTTTTCAATATTCTCCTGCAAATAATGGAAGATGGAGAACTTACAGATGCCAAAGGAAGGCGTGTTGATTTTCGCAACACATTGATTGTGATGACTTCAAATTTGGGCACAGACCTCCTAAATAAACAGGCAAAGATTGGCTTTGAATCAAATTCGAATGAAAAAGAAGAATTTGATTCAGAATATGGCAAAATGAAAAATAATGTGCTTGAAACTATAGAAAAGCATTTTCGTCCTGAATTTATTAACCGCCTTGATCAAACAATAGTTTTCAAACCTTTATCAAAAGAGGTAATCCGCTCAATCGTTGATATTGAACTTGATAAATTGATTGATCGCATCAAAACAAAAAACATCACAATCAAAGTCAGCAAAAAGGCCAAAGACAAGATTGCCGAATTGGGATACAAGCCGGAATTCGGTGCGAGACCCATGCGCAAAGTGATTGTGGACAATATCGAAAATCCTCTTACGGAGGCGCTGATGGTTGAAGAATTCAAATCCGGTGATATTGTAAAGATAGATTTATTGGGCGGCAAGTTCATATTATCGAGAGTTTAGTCTGAATTTTTAAATAAAAGAAAATTCCGGCTAAAATACTTGCCGGAATTTTTTGAAAAATGATCAAAGAATTAGAACAAAAACTTCTAAATAGCGCAAAATATCTTGGAACAAATGGCCAGAATGCTCTTTTGGGTGCAATTGCTTTCGCCAAAAAGCAACATCGCGGACAAAAGCGGCGGACCGGAGAGCCGTATATTTCACACCCCTTAAGCGTGGCTTTCATGCTTGCAGAACAAAAATTCGATCTTGAGACAATTATTGGAGCGCTTCTTCACGACACACTAGAGGATGGCAAAACAAGCTTTGACGAGATAAAAAAAGAATTTGGCACAAACATTGCCGGTTTAGTCGAGGGAGTAACAAAAATATCCAATATAAAACTCAAGGAACTAACATTGGATTTTGATTCAGATGATATATACGAGGGACAGGTTGATACTTATCGAAAACTTCTTCTAGCCATGGCAAAAGACATTCGCGTAATTATTATTAAACTTTTTGATCGCTACCATAACGCGCAAACCTTTAGCTGGCTTCCACCGCAAAAACGAGAGTTCTATGCGAGAGAAACTATTGATATATATGCCCAAATTGCTGAACGTATTGGAATAGGCAGAATTAAATCCGAACTGGAAGATTTGTCGTTTCAATTTGCCTATCCGGATGAGTACGAAGAATATCAAACTAAATTTTCCAAATTGAAAATCAAAGAAAATTTGATCGATCAAAAAATAAAAGAGATCAGAAGAGAGTTTTCTTCACGCAACCTAAAACCAATTGATATATACGGAAGGGTCAAGCACAGCTACTCAACTTATCGCAAATTAAAATATTCTTATGACTGGAACATCGAGCGATTTTATGATCTCTACGCCATACGCGTGATCGTAAATTCTGTTGAAGATTGTTATCGTGCACTGGGAATTGTTCACTCAATATATACTCCTATTCCCGGAACATTCGATGATTATATTGCTAAACCGAGAGCGAATGGTTACCAATCGCTCCATTCGGCATTGCACGACGACAATGGCAATGCTTTTGAAATTCAGTTTCGCACGCCGCAAATGCACGAAGTTGCTGAATACGGCATGGCCGCTCATTGGCATTACAAAGATTTAGTCAATGCCAAAAACGAGCATGCTATTAAACAAAGCCATAAAGAATGGGCCAGAGAATTAAAGAATCTCCATCGGATGGATGATAAAAAGCAATTTGTCTCCCACCTTAAAGACGATTTGTTCGCAGAAAAAATATTTGTGTTTACGCCGAAAGGTAAAATTATCAATCTTCCAGTGGATTCTACGCCGGTCGATTTCGCCTATGCCATCCACTCCACGGTTGGTGATCGATGCTTTGGCGCTAAATTGAATGGGCGAATGATACCCCTCGATTCAAAACTTAAAAACGGCGATATTATTGAAATTATTACCTCCGCTAAGGCCAGGCCATCAGTTGATTGGCTCTCGAGCGTCAAAACCAGCGGAGCTAAACAGAAAATCCGCCGATATTTGCGTGAAGCAAATCGTGATCTTAATATCGTTATTGGCAGGCGCGCGTTTAATGAAGCAATTGAAGAATTTAAATTACCAAGATTAGATGATGGTAAGCTTACTGAAAATCTTAAAAAATCTCGTCTCCCCTACAAAAACCTAGACGATGCATTTGTCGCATTTTCAGAAAAAATGCTTTCCAAGGTTAATCTCCTAAAAGCCGTTTATCCATCTTTCACAACTACAGAAATTTGCGAAGTACCGAGAGAAGAATTACCTAAGGGAATAGATTCGTTAAGAGGTGTTAAATATGTTTATGCAGGTTGCTGCCGTCCATCATCCCCAGAAAACGCATTTGGTTATATCGGAAAAGACCATGTGATCAAAATTCACAAAAGATCGTGTAAGTTTCTCAAAAAAGCCGACGAGAAACGCGTAATCGAAATCTAATAACACTGACAAACAGCCCACTGGATTAATACCAACTTTTAAAATAGTTTGCTTTTCCGGATTGCAACCACACTGATCTTTTACGCTGACTTCTCGCTGAGTTCTATCAAATAGTGGCTTTGCCCAGTGAAGAGCCCGAAACTGAACCCCGAAAGGGGCCCTTTGGGCCGAAGTGAATTTTGGAGTGTCTTCACGGGCAAAGCAATACAATATATGCGTGCAGGAGTAAGGGTCTTAGGGGGCTAGAGGGCTGCCCCGCAATTAAGCCCTCTGCCCCCTAACATAATGGCCATTCGATTTGGAGATTTCTCGGCTGAGCTCAGAATATCAATCTCGTGCCACTTTACAGACTTAGCACACTCTGATAACTTAATCCTTGAGTTCAATTAAATAAGTAGGCACCATGCCGCAAAACAAAACTTATCAAACTGCCCGCGGAGTTCGTGACATATTACCAGCCGAACAACCCTATTGGCAATTGTTACGCAAAACCTGCGAAGATGTAATGGAGAGCATTGGCTCACTTAGAATCGATCTTCCTACTTTTGAGAATGTCGAAATTTATACTCGCGGCCTCGGCACCGATACTGATATCGTTCAAAAGGGCATGTATCTTCTCGAATCGCGAGGAGAAAAAGAAGACCGAGAAACTTATGCGCTCCGTCCCGAAGGCACTGCCGGTGCCGTCCGTGCCTATATTCAAGATGGCATGGGCAGTTGGCCACAACCGGTCAAACTCTACTATATGGGACCAATGTTTCGCTATGATCGCCCGCAAAAAGGCCGATATAGAGAATTTTATCAATTTGGTTTCGAAATTTTTGGCGATAATTCTGCAAAATCGGATTATTTAGCGATTATGTCCGCTTGGCAGATCCTAAAAAAAGTCGGGCTAAAAGACATTATCGTATATGCTAATTCAATCGGCTGTCCAGAATGCCGGCCCAAATATTTGGCAAAACTCAAGAAATTTCTGAAAGATAACAAGGGCAAACTTTGCGAGGATTGCATACGCCGAACTGAATCCAATCCGCTTCGCGCTCTTGATTGCAAAGTCGAGTCCTGCCAGAAACTCTTTTCGTCTGTGCCAAATATTCTTGATTCTCTTTGTAGTGAATGCAGCACTCATTTTCAAAACACTCTTGAATATCTCGATTACTTCGGGATTCGTTATGATCTGGACCCGAAACTGGTGCGAGGACTTGATTATTATTCTCGTTCCGTTTTTGAAATTGCCGAGATTAAGGACAAAGAAAGGTCAGGTTCAATCGTCGGGGGTGGAAGATATGACGGATTGGTTGAAATTCTGGGCGGATCGGCCACTCCAGCAGTTGGTTATTCCTTTGGCATGGACCGCGTAGTTGAAATGATGAAAGAGCAGGGAATTAAGCCGCCCAAAAAACGAGGTGTCGAGGTTTGTATTCTCCAGCTCGGGGAGAAAGCAAAAGATGTCTCTAAAAAAATTTATGACATGTTGTCGGGTGGTGATGTAAATGTTTATTTTGTTCCATCAAACGACAGCCTCCGCGCACAAATGCGGCAAGCTTCCAAGCTCGGTGCCACATATGCCGTTATTATAGGGCAAAAAGAGGCGTTCAAAGATGAAATTATTCTTCGTGATCTCAGAAATTCCTCCCAAGAAACCTTGCAGTCAAAGGATATTGCCGAGGAAATCAAAAAACGACTAAATGCAGAAATATAAAACTCCGGATATAATCAAGCAAAAAGGAGATTTGAATGCACTTCGAAGCCAAAAGAGGAACGAAGTGTATTTAATCTTGGACAATATTCGATCAATGTATAATGTCGGCGCAATCTTCCGGACCGCCGATGCCGCGAGAGTTGAGAGGCTTTATCTTTGCGGAATTACCGCCACACCTCCGCGCAAAGAGATCGAAAAAACTGCACTTAAGACAATTAATGAAGTGCCATGGGAACATGTTGATAAGACAATCGATATTGTTCGGAAATTAAAAAACAATGGAGTTCAAATCGTGGCGCTCGAGCAAACGGACCAAAGTATAGATTATCGAAAATTCAAGTTCGAAAAACCAGTAGCAATAATTCTTGGACACGAAACAATTGGGGTTGATGACGATGTTCTCTCCAAATCTGACGCAGTAGTTGATATTCCAATGTATGGAATAGCAAATTCCCTCAACGTGTCGGTCGCAACCGGAATAATCCTATATCACTTAATATGAAAATCAATATTGAAAAAATTGTTTTTGCCGGATGCGGATTGGGTCACTTAAAATACGGCAAAAAACTTCAAGGCCATGAAAATAGCCCTGGA
The window above is part of the Patescibacteria group bacterium genome. Proteins encoded here:
- the hisS gene encoding histidine--tRNA ligase; this encodes MPQNKTYQTARGVRDILPAEQPYWQLLRKTCEDVMESIGSLRIDLPTFENVEIYTRGLGTDTDIVQKGMYLLESRGEKEDRETYALRPEGTAGAVRAYIQDGMGSWPQPVKLYYMGPMFRYDRPQKGRYREFYQFGFEIFGDNSAKSDYLAIMSAWQILKKVGLKDIIVYANSIGCPECRPKYLAKLKKFLKDNKGKLCEDCIRRTESNPLRALDCKVESCQKLFSSVPNILDSLCSECSTHFQNTLEYLDYFGIRYDLDPKLVRGLDYYSRSVFEIAEIKDKERSGSIVGGGRYDGLVEILGGSATPAVGYSFGMDRVVEMMKEQGIKPPKKRGVEVCILQLGEKAKDVSKKIYDMLSGGDVNVYFVPSNDSLRAQMRQASKLGATYAVIIGQKEAFKDEIILRDLRNSSQETLQSKDIAEEIKKRLNAEI
- a CDS encoding ATP-dependent Clp protease ATP-binding subunit; its protein translation is MNPNIFEKFSPNLKKALIMAERISREQNMKMDTEHLLLALILLKGTLANDILTMFEVNDDRVQLIASLVSKTEAESPSDGMKKTAKEAIQFAVQFASKYHHSFVDCEHLLIALISKKQFNSYLIIERMGVNPLDIKKQIESIFSEIDKSRAPEGINIDDIPEPPVDEERIDMGGMGPMGGMGPMPGMPPTMTMKKQSILKQFTSDITAMAEKGELDPVVGRDNEIARLVQILSRRKKNNPVLIGEPGTGKTAIVEGLAERIVNGAVPSSIVNKKVLSLDMGSLLAGTMYRGQFEQRIKGILEEIKKQKDIILFIDEIHTVIGTGSAEGSMDAANILKPALGRGEIRLIGATTFDEYKKHIEKDPAFERRFQPVIVNEPSEAETLDILTGIREKYEHHHHVVYTDDALQAAVTLSKRYIQDRFLPDKAIDLIDEAAAATNVITREAAKLSELKKEYGRIMTQKDEAVSGEQYEKATFLRQREITLAAKIARLEETERKNKKTTIDQDDIAAVVSRWTGIPVTNLSVSEKKNFLNLDDRLKKYIVGQDEAIKSITSAIRRSRIGISDPKRPIGSFIFLGPTGVGKTELVKVLAREIFGKEDALIKIDMSEFMEKHNVSRLVGAPAGYVGYEEGGKLTETVRRKPYSVILLDEIEKAHPEVFNILLQIMEDGELTDAKGRRVDFRNTLIVMTSNLGTDLLNKQAKIGFESNSNEKEEFDSEYGKMKNNVLETIEKHFRPEFINRLDQTIVFKPLSKEVIRSIVDIELDKLIDRIKTKNITIKVSKKAKDKIAELGYKPEFGARPMRKVIVDNIENPLTEALMVEEFKSGDIVKIDLLGGKFILSRV
- a CDS encoding RNA methyltransferase, which codes for MQKYKTPDIIKQKGDLNALRSQKRNEVYLILDNIRSMYNVGAIFRTADAARVERLYLCGITATPPRKEIEKTALKTINEVPWEHVDKTIDIVRKLKNNGVQIVALEQTDQSIDYRKFKFEKPVAIILGHETIGVDDDVLSKSDAVVDIPMYGIANSLNVSVATGIILYHLI
- the nusA gene encoding transcription termination factor NusA; amino-acid sequence: MAQEVNPFMAAIDEICNEKGLKKETIIEAVEAALAAAYRKDYGKPKQVIRAKMDPVTGEAKMFRVFEILETEEEVEEKEQQLTLSEAKKLDKKAEIGGEVTIPLPKEEEFGRIAAQTAKQVIIQRIREAERDMLFSEFKDKEGAVMNATVQQIEGRNVIVSLGKANGIMFPSDQIKDEKYYIGQRIKVYVREVAETTRGPQIVTSRTDEGLIRGLFESEVPEIATGTVEIKSIAREAGSRTKIAVIANEEGIDPVGSCVGQRGTRVQAILAEIGEEKIDIVLWDEDVEQFIMNALSPAKTKEILISSKDNKATVTVDKDSLSLAIGKGGQNVRLASKLTGWGIDIKKSDEEEEAGNNETANEEINKEKKDSEAEEIPDKAVEESNQSE
- a CDS encoding RelA/SpoT family protein, which produces MIKELEQKLLNSAKYLGTNGQNALLGAIAFAKKQHRGQKRRTGEPYISHPLSVAFMLAEQKFDLETIIGALLHDTLEDGKTSFDEIKKEFGTNIAGLVEGVTKISNIKLKELTLDFDSDDIYEGQVDTYRKLLLAMAKDIRVIIIKLFDRYHNAQTFSWLPPQKREFYARETIDIYAQIAERIGIGRIKSELEDLSFQFAYPDEYEEYQTKFSKLKIKENLIDQKIKEIRREFSSRNLKPIDIYGRVKHSYSTYRKLKYSYDWNIERFYDLYAIRVIVNSVEDCYRALGIVHSIYTPIPGTFDDYIAKPRANGYQSLHSALHDDNGNAFEIQFRTPQMHEVAEYGMAAHWHYKDLVNAKNEHAIKQSHKEWARELKNLHRMDDKKQFVSHLKDDLFAEKIFVFTPKGKIINLPVDSTPVDFAYAIHSTVGDRCFGAKLNGRMIPLDSKLKNGDIIEIITSAKARPSVDWLSSVKTSGAKQKIRRYLREANRDLNIVIGRRAFNEAIEEFKLPRLDDGKLTENLKKSRLPYKNLDDAFVAFSEKMLSKVNLLKAVYPSFTTTEICEVPREELPKGIDSLRGVKYVYAGCCRPSSPENAFGYIGKDHVIKIHKRSCKFLKKADEKRVIEI